CGACCCGATGGCCGGACGGGTTGGAGCCGGTACTGGAGAAGGTCTACGGCGATACCCGCACCGAGTGGGCGCAGGTCGCGACGCCGGGGCAGCCATGACGACGCCCCTCGACCCCGACGTTCTGCTGCCGTCGCCCGTCCTGGCGCGGTGGACCGACCGGGTCGACGCGGCCGCCGGCGCCGAGTGCGCCAACCTCTTCGCCGCCGCAATGCGCCGGACGTTGGCGCGCACGCTGCACCCGCTCGACGACGGGACCGTCTTCGTCATCACCGGTGACATCCCGGCGATGTGGTTGCGCGACGCCGCCACACAGATGCGCCCCTATGTGCGCCTGCTCGCGCTCGACGACGATCCGCGCCTGGGCGCACTGACCGAGGTGATCGGCGCGGTGGTGCGCCGACAGTTCGCCTATGTCGCCCACGATCCGTACGCGAATGCGTTCAACGCCGCCCCTAACGGCAACTGCCACGAGCCTCGCGACCTCGGCGACGACCCGTGGTTGTGGGAGCGCAAATACGAGATCGACTCGCTCTGCTTCCCGTTCCAACTCGCCGAGCAACTGGCCGAAGCGACCGGTACCGCCGACCATTTCGACGATGCCTTCCACGCGGCCGCCGTGGCCGCGATCGACACGCTGAGCGTCGAACTCGACCACGAGGGCTCCTCGTCGTATCGCTTCGTCCGCCCCGACACCGTCGCGCAGGACACGTTGCCGCGCGACGGACTCGGTTCGCCGGTGGCGGTGACGGGTATGACCTGGTCGGGATTCCGCCCGTCGGACGACGCCTGCACCTACGGCTATTTGGTACCGGCGAATCTGATGGCCGCTCATACGCTCGACGGGATCGCCGCGCGCCTGCGCGGAAGCGACGACGGGCTGGCGGCGCGGGCCGGGGAATTGGCCGCTGGCCTGCGCGACGGGGTGGCGCAGCACGGCCGCGTCGTGCATCTGCGCCACGGCGAGATCTGGGCCTACGAGGTCGACGGTCTGGGATCGGCCCTTCTCGCCGACGACGCGAACATGCCGAGCCTGCTCTCGTTGCCACTGGTCGCGGGGATCGCGGCCGACGATCCGCGCTATGTGCGCACCCGGCGGTTCGTCCTCTCCGGCGACAACCCGTACTTCTACCGCGGCCGGGTCGCCGCCGGACCGGGGAGCCCCCACACCCCGGTCGACCACGTGTGGCCGATCGCGCTGGCCGTCGCCGGGCTGACCTCGCCCGACCCGGCTGAGTCGATGCGATTGCTGCAGTTGATCGCGGAGACGACCGCGGACACCGAGTACGTCCACGAGAGCTTCCACGTCGACGATCCGACGCGCTACACCCGCGAGTGGTTCAGCTGGGCCGACTCGATGTTCTGCGAGTTGGCGCTGCACGTCTGTGCCCCGTGACCGGCGCACGGTAGGTTCGTGCCCATGAGCATCGCATTGTGCCCGGGTTCCTTCGATCCGTTCACTCTCGGCCACCGCTTCGTCGTCGAGCGGGCCGCCGCCCGCTTCGACGAGGTGGTCGTCACCGTCGTCGTCAATCCGAATAAGCAGGGGATGTTCACCGTCGACGAACGGATCGACCTGATCTCGTCGACATGCGCCGATCTGCCGAATGTGCGCGTGGACCGCTGGCGCGGCCTGCTGGTGGATTACATGCGCAACGAGGGCATCACGACGATGGTCAAGGGACTGCGATCCACCGTCGACTTCGAATACGAGGTGCCGATGGCACAGATGAACCGAGAGCTCGCCGACGTCGAGACGCTCTTCCTGTGGGGAGATCCGAAGTTCGCGCACGTGTCCAGTTCACTGGTGAAGGAGGTGGCGAAGCTCGGCGGCGACGTGGAGCCGTTCCTGCCGCCCGACGTCTTTGCCGCCGTGATGCGGAAGGTCAATGGCGAACTGAGCGTGTAGCCCCTGCACGGACGACACGACACGCCGACCTGGAAGCCTCCCCAATCACACCAGTAACATTCGGCACAATGGCCTCATAAGTCACTATGAGACAGGGGTGTTGCTGTGTACCGCGTATTCGAAGCCCTCGATGAACTGGTCGCCATCGTCGAAGAGGCGCGCGCCGTGCCGATGACCGCGGGCTGCATGGTTCCGCGCGGGGACGTGCTCGAACTCCTCGACGACATCAAAGACTCCATCCCGGGCGAACTCGACGATGCCCAAGACGTGCTCGACCAGCGGGATTCGCTCGTCGGCTCCGCGCGTCAGAACGCCGACTCGATGGTCGCCACCGCCCGCGCCGACGCCGACGCGATGCTCGCCGGGGCCAAGGCCGAGGCCGACCGCATCCTCGCCGATGCGCGCGCGGTCGCCGATCGCACGGCCGAGGAGGCGTCCAACCACAGCCGCACCCTGATCGAGGACGCGACCGAGGAGGCCCACCGCCTCACCACCAGCGCCGCGCGCGAACACGAGTCGCTGACCGGTCGCGCCCGCTCGGAGGCCGGTCGGATCATCGAGAACGCCAACGCGCACTACCAGCGCTCGGTGGCCGACGGTATCGCCGAGCAGCAGCGCCTCGTCGCCGAGACCGAGGTCGTCGCCGCGGCCAAGTCGGAGGCGCAGCGCATCATCGACGCCGCCCACGCGGAGGCCGATCGACTGCGCGGCGACTGCGACATCTACGTCGACACCAAGCTCGCCGATTTCGAGGAGATCCTCACCGGAACGCTGCGCTCGGTGGGTCGCGGTCGCCAGCAGCTGCGGACCGGCGCCGGCACGCACGACTACGTCGAGTACCCGCGTGCGGTCGACGACGCCGACCGGGAGCCTCCGGTCGCGGTATAAGCCGCCCGTGGGGCGTATCGTGTCGGTGTGGCTCAAGCAGTTGACGCACCTTTTGTCCTCGATGTCCGATCATTGGGGCGCCGTCCCGGCAGCATGATCGAGTGTCACCGGACGGTGGCCAGCCCGATCCGTATCGGCACCGAAATGGTCGCCATCGAACCGGGGACCGAGATGGATCTGGACCTACGTCTGGAGGCGGTTTCCGAAGGCGTCCTGGTCACCGGTACCGCGTGCGGCGAGACCGAGGGACAGTGCGTTCGATGCCTGGAACCCCTGGAGGACACGGTCACCGTCTTCCTTACCGAACTGTTCGCCTACCCCGACAGCGAGACCGACAAGACGACCTCCGACGAGGAGGTCCACCGCATTTCCGACGACCAGATCGACCTCGAGCAGACGCTCATCGACGCCGTCGGCCTGGAGCTGCCGATGTCGCCGTTGTGCCGTGAGGACTGCCCGGGGTTGTGTCCGGACTGCGGGGTCGCGCTCGCCGTCGCCGAGCCGGGGCATGGGCACGAGAAGATCGACCCGCGCTGGGCCGGATTGACCGGCAAGCTCGACGAGATGCGCCAGCCCGAGCAGGGCAACGGCTGATCGGGTATGGCTGCATCGGACCGCGACCCCGCGGCACTGCTCTCGTCGCTCGGCATCACCGTCGACGACGATCTGCTGACCCTGGCGCTGACGCACCGCTCCTACGCCTATGAGAACGGCGGTTTGCCGACGAACGAGCGGCTGGAGTTCCTCGGCGACTCGGTGCTCGGCGTCGTCGTCACCGAGAAGCTGTATCGCGACTACCCGGACCGCCCGGAGGGGGAGCTGGCCAAGATCCGCGCCAGCGTCGTCAACGGGCAGGCCCTGGCGCGTCTGGCGCGCACCTTGGGGCCGGGCGGACTCGGTCGGCACCTGTACCTCGGCCGTGGCGAGGAGATGACCGGCGGCCGCGACAAGGACAGCATCTTGGCCGACGGGATGGAGGCGCTGCTCGGCGCGGTGTACCTGGAGCACGGGTTCGAACCCGCGAAGAAGGTGATCCTCAAGCTGTTCAGCGACGCGGTTGCCGATGCCGGGCGGCTCGGAGCCGGGCTGGACTGGAAGACCTCGCTGCAGGAGCTGTCCGCGGCGCGCTCGCTTGGCCCGCCGTCGTACTCCATCACCTCCACCGGTCCAGACCACGACAAGGAGTTCACCGCGACGGCCATCGTCGGCGGGGAGGAACTCGGCAGCGGAGTCGGGCGCTCCAAGAAGGAGGCCGAGCAGGTCGCCGCCGAGGAGGCGTGGAAGGTGCTCGACGCGAGGCAGGAGGGTGCCTGAGCTTCCCGAAGTCGAGACGGTTCGGCTCGGCGTAGAGAAGCACGTCATCGGTGCGACGTTCACCGGTGTCCAGGTACACCACGACCGGGCCGTCCGACGCCAGGTCGGGGGAGCGGCCGCACTCGTCGGTCGGCTGCGCGGGACGACCGCGGTCGCGGCCCGGCGACGCGGCAAATACCTGTGGCTCGAACTCGCGGATCCTTCGGGCGTCGTCGACGAGGCGCTGGTCATCCACCTCGGTATGAGCGGGCAGCTGCGGATCGTCGACGAGGACAAGCCGGCGGGGGAGACCAAGCACCTGCGCATCCGCTCCGAGCTGATCGGGGCCGACGGCGGCCCGAGTGAGTTCTGGTTCGTCGACCAGCGGACCTTCGGCGGCTGGCAGGTCGACGACCTGGTGCCCGATCTCCATTCGCTGGGACGGTCGGTGCCGTCGATCATTGCTCATATCGCGCCGGACCCGTTCGACGAGGCTTACGACGCGGAGAGAGTCGCGGGGGTTATGCGCCGCAAGCACACCGAGGTCAAACGTGCGCTGCTCGACCAGTCGCTGGTCTCGGGCATCGGCAACATCTACGCCGACGAGGCGCTCTGGCGGGCGCGCCTGCGCGGCACGAGGCTCACCGATTCGATCTCGAAGGTCAAGCTGGTGGAACTGCTCGGTCACGCGCGGGCCGTGATGGACGAGGCGCTGGCCGTGGGTGGTAGCTCGTTCGACGAACTGTATGTGAACGTCAACGGCGAGTCGGGGTATTTTTCCCGATCTCTTGACGTTTATGGCCGGGCTGGGGCGCCGTGCAATCGGTGTGGAGCACCGATTGCACGCGAGCAGTTCATGAATCGCTCCAGTCACTTTTGCCCGCGTTGTCAGCGGAGTTCATCGACGCCAGGCGTCTGATGGTCGAGGTGTTCCGCTCCTATCGGGCGCTCGTGTGCGTGGACAAGATGTTAGGCGGCCATCTTCGCACCCTTGGCGCGGTTGCAACGCCAGCACAGCGTCTGAAGGTTCTCGGGCTCGCTGAGGCCTCCCTTGGACACCGGCACGATGTGATCAACTTCGAGGAGCAGGTTCGGCTCGACGGCGACCGAGACGCCGCATGCGGGGTTCTGACAGGTATGGTCATCACGATCCTTGATCCAGCCGCGTAAGCGGGCGGTCATCAGCGCCCGCTGACCGGCGGCCGACTTCGACCAGCGAATCTTCTGCGCGAGTGTTTCCGAGAGAGCGTCGAGGGTCGGGGTATTCAGGTCGATATTCACCGTCTGGCCGCTGTTGCCACCGGCGGAGACGTACTGGAACTTGTAGTTCGGATAGGGCACCGTTATCGGCGAGAGGTGCACGCCGACGAAGATCCAGAACTCGTCCGCGTACCGCTGGAGGATGAACGCGGGCGGGTTGATCATTGCTGCAATTTCTGCCTCGCGGCGCTGCACGTTGGCGACGGCCTCTTCTAGTCGCGAGATGTCCTCGGCCACCCGCTGCACGTCGGCCAGCGTCTCTTGGTTCGCTTTGATCTCAAAGTACTTCATCAGGTACTTGATCGGATCCATGCTCGCGTTGCGCACCACCTGCAGCGACGCGTTATGGACGTGCGGCGCGTACTCGGCCACGTTGCGGTTGCGCTGATAGTTCCAGCTCGAAGTGTTCTCGAACGTCGCGAGGTGAGCGTACTGCCCGGTGGAGGACGTGCCCAGCTCGAAGGCACCCCGTCCGCGAATCTCCGCGACGTAGTTCACGACCTCGTTGTGCTCGGCAACGACGGAGGCAATCTGAGCGCGGAGCCCTTGGAACTCTTCACTGTTGAAGTACTTGTTCTTCCGGTGCTTCCAGATGATCGGATTCGCGATCAGCACCCCGGCGAGGACGAGAATGAACAGGATCGGATGGATCGAGCCGAAAAGGAGTGGCAACGTAATGACTAACGTGATGAAGAGCCACTTGGGCATCCGTGTTTCTCCTAAGTAGAGCTATGTTTTCGTCCGTGACGTCTGCTCCCAGAATATAGAGCACCTCCGACAAAGTTGGGGTGTCATCGTCCGCTGATCTGGTGCACTCCGGTGCGGGGCCGGTCTGCTGGCGGACTCTGGCCGTGAGGGCCCCTCGGGCGCGCTAGGGGCGATGCGACGTGCGTCGATCATCTGATCAGCTTCATACGGGCGCTGCGGACCAGGTTCGTCTTGGTTTGCCGTGGGTCGCGGATCTCGTGCTCGCCAAGCCGGACCAGGTAGCCCGGCGGAGCTACCTGCTCTCGACGTGGCTGATCGAAGTTCGGCCGGCGGCGACTGACGCGGCACCACTCGCCACCTGGCAGCGGGTTGTCGACGCTCTGGTCGTCGCAGGCGACTCGCAGCTGGCGCCCTACTCGGAGTAGCCCGGCACACTCCGCCGCGCGGTACGGCAGCCACCCCGCGAGAACGCACGCCGGTTCCACATGTTTGTCCGTCGTGCTCTGTCGATTGAGCTAGTCCGCGTTTTCGGCCATGGTCGGACAAACGTGGGCATCAATGTCAGATGGTGCTCAAGTCCGGCTACTTCGCCCGCTCCTTGAATGCCTACGGTCGTGAAGGCCGGCCCTGCTACCGCTGCGGCTCGACCATGCGACGCGAGTCATTCATGAATCGCAGCTCGTTCTATTGTCCAAGTTGTCAGCGACCGCCGAGACGGCTGGCGGAGCCCGCTTGGTAGCGGGTCGGTCAGGACGAGCGGCCAATCTCGCCCACCTCGTTGATGAACAGCATGAACCGCGCGTTACTTCGAACGCTTTGAATGAGCAGCCACCCCCAGAGATTCCCCAGCCCGGGCAGCCACCGGAGAATGGTCTCCTTCCGTCGCGCACCATCGGGGCGATGGTCGACCTCGACCAGGTAGGGGTTGATCCAGCGGACCTTTGCCCCGCGCGCGATCTCGCGCTGCACCGCCGCGGCCATCGCCCGGGTGCGTTCCTGTTCTGACCAACCCTGTCGCCGGTCGCCGGTCCAGGCATGTCCGTCCCACCACGAGTACCAGCCCGGTTCTCCCGAGCGGCTCGAATACCATCCCGCCGCAGCCGTTTTCGTCACCGTTTCCCCTGCGTTGTCGCCGCCCGCTGACCCTCGGTGCGATTGCCCACGTCGATGGTCGCGGTGCGCACCATGCCTCTTCGACGCTCGTTCGTCGTTTTCGATGACGACGCTAGGGTCCGGTTCTCTCCTTGGCAATGGGTAGAACTCTCCGTCCAGAGCGCGAACGGTACGGTGCGGTTTCGACATCGTCAGCCACCTGGTCTTCTACGTTGAGAGCGCAGAGGGCGTCGATGTGGTCAGAATCCTGCACCAGCGCATGGATCCGACGCGGCACCTCTGATTGCCTCGACCCGAGACACTCGAGGAATGCCGCCGGACCCGGCACGTGTTGAATAGGACCATGACCGAACTCTGGGTACAGCGCACCGGATCACGCCGCTACGTCGGCAACAGCTCACGCGGGGCTACCGTGCAGATCGGCTCCGAAGACGTCGAGGGCGTCTTCACTCCGGGCGAGCTGCTGAAGATCGCGCTGGCCGCATGCACGGGCATGGCGTCGGACATCACCCTGGCCCGCCGCCTCGGCGACGACTACGACGCGACCGTGCGGGTCAGTGGCGACGCCGACCGGGAGTCGGAGACCTACCCGCAGCTCAACGAGGTACTCGAGCTGGACGTGTCCGAACTGGGCGACCCCGAGGCGGTGAAGCGGCTGCTCGTCGTCGCCGAGCGCGCGGTCGACCGGTCGTGCACCGTCGGGCGCACGCTCAAGGCGGGCACCCGAGTATCGCTGACCATCGAGACGGATTAGGCCGATGGCCGACGACGCCGACGTGACCGGGCCGCAGCGGCTGAGCGCCTTTGTGCACGGCCACGTCCAGGGCGTCGGTTTCCGCTGGTCAACCCGGGTGCGGGCCCTCGAACTGGGCCTCGTCGGCTACGCGATGAACCTCGCCGACGGACGCGTCCACGTCGTCGCCGAAGGACCGCGCGCCAAGCTCGACGACATGCTCGGCTACCTGCGCGGACCCGATGCCCCCGGGCGCGTCGACACCGTCGTCGAACGATTCGAGGAACCACGCGGAGACTTGCGCGGATTCGTCGAGCGTTGAGTGGGTAGTCTGTACGGTCGTGCATCTGAAATCCCTCACCCTTAAGGGTTTTAAATCGTTCGCGTCGGCGACGACGCTGCGATTCGAGCCCGGGATCACCTGTGTGGTGGGCCCCAACGGGTCGGGGAAGAGCAACGTCGTCGACGCGCTCACCTGGGTGATGGGCGAGCAGGGCGCCAAGGCGCTGCGCGGCGGCAAGATGGAAGACGTCATCTTCGCGGGCACCTCCGGCCGCCCGCCGTTGGGTCGGGCCGAGGTCACCCTGACGATCGACAACTCCGACGGCGCGCTCCCGATCGACTACTCCGAGGTCTCCATCACGCGGCGCATGTTCCGCGACGGTGCGGGCGAATACGAGATCAACGGCGAATCCTGTCGCCTCATGGATGTGCAGGAACTGCTCAGCGACTCCGGTATCGGTCGCGAGATGCACGTCATCGTCGGGCAGGGGCGCCTCGCCGCGATCCTCGAATCGCGACCGGAGGACCGTCGGGCGTTCATCGAAGAGGCCGCCGGCGTCCTCAAGCACCGCAAGCGCAAAGAGAAGGCCGTCCGCAAGCTCGAGTCCATGCAGGCCAACCTCGCCCGGCTCACGGACTTGACCGGGGAACTCCGCCGCCAGCTCAAACCACTCGGACGCCAGGCCGAGGTCGCACGGCGCGCCGCCACCGTGCAGGCCGACCTGCGCGACGCCCGGCTGCGCCTGGCCGCCGACGACCTGGTGGTCCGGCGCGCGGAGATGGCCGAGCAATCCCAACTCGAGGACACCATCCGACGCCAGCAGGCCGAGGTCTCCACCGCGCTGGACGCCGCGACCACCGAGTTGACCGCCCACGAGGCACAACTCGCCGAGATCGAACCCGCCGCCGCGGCCGCGGGGCAGGGCTGGTTCCGACTGTCCGCTCTTGCCGAGCGGGTCGACGCCACGATCCGCGTCGCGCAGGAGCGCAGCAAGCACCTGGCGACCCCGACGACCGTCGCAACCGGACCCGACCCCGACGAGCTGGACGCGCAGGCCGCCCGCGCCGCCGAGCAGGAGGCCGAGCTGGCCGCGCAGGTGCAGCAGGCGTCCGCCGCTCTCGACGAGGTGAAGGGACGCCTGGCGCAGGCCGAGGAGCACGCCACCGCGGTCGAACGCGCACACGCCGCCGCCGTCGCGGCCGTCGCCGACCGTCGCGAAGGGCTGGCCCGCCTGGAGGGCGAGGTCGCCAATCTGACCACCCGCGCCGATTCGGTCGACGCGGAGACCGCGCGGCTGACGTCGGCCATCGACGCCGCCGCGCAGCGCGCCGCGAAGGCGCAGACCGAGATGGACACCGTCTCGGCATCGGTCGCCGAGATGGAGTCGGCCGAGCAGGGCCTCGACGAACACCACGAACGCTGCACGGCCGCGGCTACCGCGGCCGACGAGCGGGTCGAATCGCTGCGGGCCTCGGAACGCGAGGCGGAGCAGAAGATCGCCTCGCTGACCGCCCGCATCGAAGCGCTGGCCGTCGGCCTCGAGCGCAACGACGGCGGCGCATGGTTGTTGGAACAGGCCGCCGACGGGTTGCTGGCCCCGGTATCGGATCTGCTGACCGTCCAGACCGGCTACGAGACCGCGGTGGCCGGTGCGCTCGGTTCGAGCGTCGACGCCATCGCGACGGTGGACGCACTGGCCGCGGCGAAAGCACTCGAGGCGCTCAAGACCGGCGACGGTGGTCGTGCCGCACTGCTCGTCGGCGGGCTGCGGGCACTGCCCGAGCCCGGCGGGGCGAGTCTGCCAACCGGTGCTCGCTGGGCGCGCTCGGTCGTCACCTGCCCATCGTCGATCCGGGGAGCCATCGACACCCTGCTGGCCGACGTCGTCGTGCTGGGCACCGACGTCGACGACGCGACGGCGGTGGCGAGCCGACTCGTCAGCGCGCATCCCCAGCTGACCGTCGTCACCGCCGACGGAGATCGAGTCGGCGCGGCCTCCGTCGAGGGCGGATCGGCTCGCCGGACCTCCAGCCTGGAGGTGCAGTCGGCGATCGACGCGGCCACCGCTGAACTCGCCCTGGCCAGCCGCAATGCAGAAGAACTCGGCGCGGCGCTGGCCGGCGCGCTGACCGAGCAGGCCGACCGTCGGGAGGCGGCCGAAGAGGCGCTCGCCGCGCTGCACGAATCGGATTCGTCGCTCGGAGCGGCCTACGAACAACTCGCCCGACTGGGCCAGGACATCCGCGCCGCACAGGACGAGGCGGACCGGCTCACCCGCCAGCGTCAACTGGCCGAGGACGGTCATGCCGAGACGGTGGAGAAGCTGGCGGCCCTGACCGAGCGCCTGCGCCTGGCCCGCGAGGAACCCAGCGACGGGGACGGCAACCCCGCCGGTCTCGTCGACGACGGGCGGCGCGAGGAGGCGAGCGCCGCCGTCGCGCAGGCCCGCACCGCCGAGGTGGAGGCCCGCCTGGCCCTGCGCACGGCCGAGGAACGCTCGGCCTCGGCGCGCGGCCGCGCCGAGGGGCTGCGCCGCTCTGCGCGCCAGGAGCGCGAGGCCAGGGAACGGGCCCGCCGGGCGGATGCCACTCGTCGCCACGCGGCGACGGTCGCCGCCGCCGTGGCCGATTCGGGTGCCAAGGTCGCCGCCCGCCTCGCCGAATCCGTGGCGCAGGCCCA
This genomic interval from Gordonia sp. X0973 contains the following:
- a CDS encoding glycoside hydrolase family 125 protein — protein: MTTPLDPDVLLPSPVLARWTDRVDAAAGAECANLFAAAMRRTLARTLHPLDDGTVFVITGDIPAMWLRDAATQMRPYVRLLALDDDPRLGALTEVIGAVVRRQFAYVAHDPYANAFNAAPNGNCHEPRDLGDDPWLWERKYEIDSLCFPFQLAEQLAEATGTADHFDDAFHAAAVAAIDTLSVELDHEGSSSYRFVRPDTVAQDTLPRDGLGSPVAVTGMTWSGFRPSDDACTYGYLVPANLMAAHTLDGIAARLRGSDDGLAARAGELAAGLRDGVAQHGRVVHLRHGEIWAYEVDGLGSALLADDANMPSLLSLPLVAGIAADDPRYVRTRRFVLSGDNPYFYRGRVAAGPGSPHTPVDHVWPIALAVAGLTSPDPAESMRLLQLIAETTADTEYVHESFHVDDPTRYTREWFSWADSMFCELALHVCAP
- the coaD gene encoding pantetheine-phosphate adenylyltransferase, giving the protein MSIALCPGSFDPFTLGHRFVVERAAARFDEVVVTVVVNPNKQGMFTVDERIDLISSTCADLPNVRVDRWRGLLVDYMRNEGITTMVKGLRSTVDFEYEVPMAQMNRELADVETLFLWGDPKFAHVSSSLVKEVAKLGGDVEPFLPPDVFAAVMRKVNGELSV
- a CDS encoding DivIVA domain-containing protein — its product is MYRVFEALDELVAIVEEARAVPMTAGCMVPRGDVLELLDDIKDSIPGELDDAQDVLDQRDSLVGSARQNADSMVATARADADAMLAGAKAEADRILADARAVADRTAEEASNHSRTLIEDATEEAHRLTTSAAREHESLTGRARSEAGRIIENANAHYQRSVADGIAEQQRLVAETEVVAAAKSEAQRIIDAAHAEADRLRGDCDIYVDTKLADFEEILTGTLRSVGRGRQQLRTGAGTHDYVEYPRAVDDADREPPVAV
- a CDS encoding DUF177 domain-containing protein, producing MAQAVDAPFVLDVRSLGRRPGSMIECHRTVASPIRIGTEMVAIEPGTEMDLDLRLEAVSEGVLVTGTACGETEGQCVRCLEPLEDTVTVFLTELFAYPDSETDKTTSDEEVHRISDDQIDLEQTLIDAVGLELPMSPLCREDCPGLCPDCGVALAVAEPGHGHEKIDPRWAGLTGKLDEMRQPEQGNG
- the rnc gene encoding ribonuclease III, with protein sequence MAASDRDPAALLSSLGITVDDDLLTLALTHRSYAYENGGLPTNERLEFLGDSVLGVVVTEKLYRDYPDRPEGELAKIRASVVNGQALARLARTLGPGGLGRHLYLGRGEEMTGGRDKDSILADGMEALLGAVYLEHGFEPAKKVILKLFSDAVADAGRLGAGLDWKTSLQELSAARSLGPPSYSITSTGPDHDKEFTATAIVGGEELGSGVGRSKKEAEQVAAEEAWKVLDARQEGA
- the mutM gene encoding bifunctional DNA-formamidopyrimidine glycosylase/DNA-(apurinic or apyrimidinic site) lyase, producing MPELPEVETVRLGVEKHVIGATFTGVQVHHDRAVRRQVGGAAALVGRLRGTTAVAARRRGKYLWLELADPSGVVDEALVIHLGMSGQLRIVDEDKPAGETKHLRIRSELIGADGGPSEFWFVDQRTFGGWQVDDLVPDLHSLGRSVPSIIAHIAPDPFDEAYDAERVAGVMRRKHTEVKRALLDQSLVSGIGNIYADEALWRARLRGTRLTDSISKVKLVELLGHARAVMDEALAVGGSSFDELYVNVNGESGYFSRSLDVYGRAGAPCNRCGAPIAREQFMNRSSHFCPRCQRSSSTPGV
- a CDS encoding HNH endonuclease, with the protein product MPKWLFITLVITLPLLFGSIHPILFILVLAGVLIANPIIWKHRKNKYFNSEEFQGLRAQIASVVAEHNEVVNYVAEIRGRGAFELGTSSTGQYAHLATFENTSSWNYQRNRNVAEYAPHVHNASLQVVRNASMDPIKYLMKYFEIKANQETLADVQRVAEDISRLEEAVANVQRREAEIAAMINPPAFILQRYADEFWIFVGVHLSPITVPYPNYKFQYVSAGGNSGQTVNIDLNTPTLDALSETLAQKIRWSKSAAGQRALMTARLRGWIKDRDDHTCQNPACGVSVAVEPNLLLEVDHIVPVSKGGLSEPENLQTLCWRCNRAKGAKMAA
- a CDS encoding DUF2510 domain-containing protein, whose protein sequence is MTKTAAAGWYSSRSGEPGWYSWWDGHAWTGDRRQGWSEQERTRAMAAAVQREIARGAKVRWINPYLVEVDHRPDGARRKETILRWLPGLGNLWGWLLIQSVRSNARFMLFINEVGEIGRSS
- a CDS encoding OsmC family protein, with the translated sequence MTELWVQRTGSRRYVGNSSRGATVQIGSEDVEGVFTPGELLKIALAACTGMASDITLARRLGDDYDATVRVSGDADRESETYPQLNEVLELDVSELGDPEAVKRLLVVAERAVDRSCTVGRTLKAGTRVSLTIETD
- a CDS encoding acylphosphatase, with protein sequence MADDADVTGPQRLSAFVHGHVQGVGFRWSTRVRALELGLVGYAMNLADGRVHVVAEGPRAKLDDMLGYLRGPDAPGRVDTVVERFEEPRGDLRGFVER
- the smc gene encoding chromosome segregation protein SMC, with the translated sequence MHLKSLTLKGFKSFASATTLRFEPGITCVVGPNGSGKSNVVDALTWVMGEQGAKALRGGKMEDVIFAGTSGRPPLGRAEVTLTIDNSDGALPIDYSEVSITRRMFRDGAGEYEINGESCRLMDVQELLSDSGIGREMHVIVGQGRLAAILESRPEDRRAFIEEAAGVLKHRKRKEKAVRKLESMQANLARLTDLTGELRRQLKPLGRQAEVARRAATVQADLRDARLRLAADDLVVRRAEMAEQSQLEDTIRRQQAEVSTALDAATTELTAHEAQLAEIEPAAAAAGQGWFRLSALAERVDATIRVAQERSKHLATPTTVATGPDPDELDAQAARAAEQEAELAAQVQQASAALDEVKGRLAQAEEHATAVERAHAAAVAAVADRREGLARLEGEVANLTTRADSVDAETARLTSAIDAAAQRAAKAQTEMDTVSASVAEMESAEQGLDEHHERCTAAATAADERVESLRASEREAEQKIASLTARIEALAVGLERNDGGAWLLEQAADGLLAPVSDLLTVQTGYETAVAGALGSSVDAIATVDALAAAKALEALKTGDGGRAALLVGGLRALPEPGGASLPTGARWARSVVTCPSSIRGAIDTLLADVVVLGTDVDDATAVASRLVSAHPQLTVVTADGDRVGAASVEGGSARRTSSLEVQSAIDAATAELALASRNAEELGAALAGALTEQADRREAAEEALAALHESDSSLGAAYEQLARLGQDIRAAQDEADRLTRQRQLAEDGHAETVEKLAALTERLRLAREEPSDGDGNPAGLVDDGRREEASAAVAQARTAEVEARLALRTAEERSASARGRAEGLRRSARQEREARERARRADATRRHAATVAAAVADSGAKVAARLAESVAQAQAARDHLSQVRATHTETVAELKTRASALTAQLDGLRDAVHRDEVAKAQAAMRIEQLEEQIAEQFAITPEDLINEYGPDVPMPPSALEIAEYEEAKARGELVVAPAPMPYDRATQERRAKQAQKDLNTLGKVNPLALEEFAALEERYNFLSAQLEDVKGARADLLQVVEDVDARILEVFTEAYADVEREFAEVFGKLFPGGEGRLVLTDPADMLTTGVEVEARPPGKKVKRLSLLSGGEKSLTAVAMLVAIFRARPSPFYVMDEVEAALDDTNLQRLIGLFEQLRERSQLIVITHQKPTMEVADALYGVSMRGDGITQVISQRLRGQDLVNAN